In the genome of Paenibacillus pabuli, the window CAATAGGGTATTACCACATTTATAGAGAGGAGGTGCGGGATGTTCGAATTGGATGTACGCAGCCGTAAGGCGATCTATGAGCAGCTAGTGGACAAAATCAAAGAAATGATCGTGTACGGTGTTCTCCAACCCGAAGAGCAGCTGCCTTCCGTTCGCACACTGTCCGGGCAGCTCACGGTTAATCCAAATACGATTCAGAAAGCGTACCGGGAACTTGAACGTGAAGGTTACATCTATTCATTACAGGGAAAAGGGAGCTTTGTATCATCGTCCGTGGAACATCCGAATGCAGCCATGAGAGATGAAATCAGAGCCGCTCTGGTGAAGCTGATTGCGGAAGCATCATATTCCGGTTTGAGCAAAGCCGATATGACGCTTTTATTTGAGGAAGCGATGGCCCGTATAGAGAAGGGGGAGCCGCATGATTGAGCTGAATCAAGTCATTAAGGCATTTGAACAGGAAAAAGCCGTTGATGGCGTAACGATGCAAGTACATAAGGGATCGATCTATGGTTTGCTCGGTTCCAACGGGGCAGGCAAAACGTCGCTGCTCAAAATACTGGCAGGCATCTATCGTCAGGATAGTGGAACGGTTCGCATTGAAGGACAAGAAATATATGAAAATATGGATCTCAAGGGACGCACCATTTTTATGGCAGATGCGCCATACTTTTTCCCGCAATCGTCCATCCATCAGATGGCTGCCTTCTATCGTTCGATATATCCGCGCTGGAATGAGGAGCGTTTTGTACAACTTGGCAGTGTTTTTAAATTGGATGTCAAACGAAAACTGCATCGCATGTCCAAAGGCATGCGCCGTCAGGCAGCCGTATGGCTTGGACTTAGCTGTATGCCCGAAGTGCTGCTCATGGATGAGCCGATCGATGGACTCGATCCGGTCATGCGCCAGCAGATCAAGAATCTGTTGTTCCAGGAAGCAGCGGAGCGTCAGGTGACGATACTGATCTCGTCCCACAATTTGCGTGAGATCGAAGACCTGTGCGACCATGTTGCCATCATGCACAAAGGCCGGATTATCGTAGAGAAAGATCTGGACGATCTGAAGGCGGATACCCATAAAATTCAGGTCGCTTTCCGTCATCCTGATCATGCCAAGGCAATGGACGAACAGGTGAATATTTTACATGAAGAGAAGCGTGGTAGTGTGTCCATGTTTATTGTAAAAGGCAATCGCGAGACTGTGACGGAACGATTCCGTGCACTTGATCCCTATTTGCTGGATGTGCTGCCGCTGACGCTGGAAGAAATATTTATCTATGAAATGGAG includes:
- a CDS encoding GntR family transcriptional regulator, which gives rise to MFELDVRSRKAIYEQLVDKIKEMIVYGVLQPEEQLPSVRTLSGQLTVNPNTIQKAYRELEREGYIYSLQGKGSFVSSSVEHPNAAMRDEIRAALVKLIAEASYSGLSKADMTLLFEEAMARIEKGEPHD
- a CDS encoding ABC transporter ATP-binding protein; the protein is MIELNQVIKAFEQEKAVDGVTMQVHKGSIYGLLGSNGAGKTSLLKILAGIYRQDSGTVRIEGQEIYENMDLKGRTIFMADAPYFFPQSSIHQMAAFYRSIYPRWNEERFVQLGSVFKLDVKRKLHRMSKGMRRQAAVWLGLSCMPEVLLMDEPIDGLDPVMRQQIKNLLFQEAAERQVTILISSHNLREIEDLCDHVAIMHKGRIIVEKDLDDLKADTHKIQVAFRHPDHAKAMDEQVNILHEEKRGSVSMFIVKGNRETVTERFRALDPYLLDVLPLTLEEIFIYEMEDAGYDIQPIVL